The following is a genomic window from Rutidosis leptorrhynchoides isolate AG116_Rl617_1_P2 chromosome 8, CSIRO_AGI_Rlap_v1, whole genome shotgun sequence.
TTCAGGCCGGCTTTTAACTGCTATGGTATGTGAATATTTGGATTGGGCGCAGCTGAACCACACACTAAAAGTTTATATGCCCGAGTGTAATTTGGTAATAATTGTATATCTTACTGTTTTTGTTATCTTTTATTATGTTCAATCATAGTTCCGTTTGAGTGTGGAGTAAGTAAACGTGCATTTGCAGCAAAAGGATGCATGGAAAGCGGAGTTGAGAGATTTCGGTGATAAGGAGGGATATAATATAAACAGAAACGGAGATAGTGGTCCGTTGTTGTTAGATGTGCTTGAAGGGTTCTTGAAATATGTGGTTTGACATTCTTTTCTCATGTTGTTTTTTAACTAGGGTTGAGTTATTAAACATGCATTAGTCTAGTAGGTTTGGTTGTACTTGGTAGTATGTTCAAAATAACATAAAATGCTATAAGCCGTATATATTTAAGGGCGGTATAAGCAGAAAGGGGCGGCATTGTGTATATCTTCACATTTTTTCTTTGTACACGAAGATTGAAGAGAATGTGATGTTTAGGTTTAATCTCTGGCTAGATATGTTGATATTTAAGTGACGTAATAACTACAATTGCACTAATATTATGTTGCTACCGCATATGGAGATATATACTATTTATAATTAGGCGTCAAATGATTCTTTTGGTtctgttatattatatattatattattatattatattaccttAAATGTTAGGATAATAATTGTATTGTTAATGTTAATAGTCGATAGAAGATTTTGGAACACATTATATCCTTACCCGAAACCCTTGTAAAGTTTTTGATAGTGTAACTATGGATCCAACCAACTACGGAGCATTTCTATCTAATACTAATAGAATAGATTTTGTTTTTGACGTATTAAAGTCGCATTAACCTAATAAATGAAGTATTCTTTTTTATTTAATGCATGGTAACACAATCAAAACTAAATATTCTTACAAAAATGTGGTTTGAAGCAAAAATTCACAAAGCAAAATTAAATTCAACCGATTACTTTGGCTTGATTTCTTCAGGATCAATCTCAAGGAAGAGGTAGTGGAAGAAGAGCAGCGGGTCCCGATCAGGACTCTATTGACTCTCGAAACCGAAGGTCAGGTTCATCTTCTGTTGCTAGACAAGGTCCCGGTTCCCAAACATCTGGTAAGAGTTACATTTCCTTAACATTAGTAATTAATTTTCCTCTGTTTTAATCATTTTATTATTCATTTTAATTAGTATTTGTGGTTTGTTATATTCAGACCGAAGAGGAGGTTCCTCTAACTCTAGCTACAGAAACGATGATTGGAGATACGAAAATGATGATTCTTCAGAGGATATCACTCGTGCTTCGATTGCATTGGAAAATCTTCAGTTGGGCAGAAAAGCTAGATTTTAAATATCTTGCCGGTATATTGTCTAACTCAATAACAATCATTTAttcatctatatctatattttgAAATATAGGAGCCGTTTCTTTGTTTAGAGGTGGCAACATGGGCGAGTCTCGAAAGGGGTCAAATCGGGTAACTTTTCAATACAGGCTAGCATACGTTGTATTGACTCGGTAAAACACTTTTTGACATCCTACCTTAAAGAAATAGT
Proteins encoded in this region:
- the LOC139862692 gene encoding protein TONNEAU 1a-like; translated protein: MDDYTREMMDLKTLVTRTLEKKGVLAKIRAELRASVFEAIEEEDKVIEKDDGLPPALLGSCNDRAKHLHATSSGRLLTAMVCEYLDWAQLNHTLKVYMPECNLQKDAWKAELRDFGDKEGYNINRNGDSGPLLLDVLEGFLKYVDQSQGRGSGRRAAGPDQDSIDSRNRRSGSSSVARQGPGSQTSDRRGGSSNSSYRNDDWRYENDDSSEDITRASIALENLQLGRKARF